Part of the Wolbachia endosymbiont (group B) of Eucosma cana genome, AGCAGATAGATTTAAATCCTCTGCGTGTTGAGCAATAGGAACACCAAGCATACTTGAATAAAGCAGTGCCTGTCTCATAATCATTGGATTCATAACTGGCATACCATCATCGGTGAAACCAACTGCACCTGCTTCCTTTAAGAGTGCCATTTCAGTTAATTTTTCTTCCGAAGTGGTGATTTTAGCGTAAAATTCCACATTCACATGCGAAGTTTCAAATGCTCTATATTTCAAATACTGAGCCAAGACAACACTATCAATCGCTGGAACAGTGTTTGGCTGACAAACTACAGTTGTAACGCCTCCTGCAGCTGCAGATTTACTACCCGTATGTATATTTTCTTTATGCTCTTGACCTGGTTCACGAAAATGCACGTGAATATCAATAAGGCCTGGCATTAGAACAAGCCCTTTACAGTCTATTGTTTCATCAACCCCACTTGTTGAAAATAACGATTCGCCAAAATCAACAATTTTATCCCCTTCAGTTAACAATGAACCTTTTATATCAAGTTTAGTTTCCGGGTCAATAATACGAGCATTGGTATACGCAATTTTATAGCCTTCCTTTTGGCCTGTCTGCAATAAACTCCAAATCATATTTTAGTATCAATTATAAAGTATAATCTAAAGTTTTTTTAGTAAAACACAAACAAATTAAAGCGATGGCATAATAACTAGCAATAAAGAGTATTTAAATTACTAACTTAATATCTAAGCAGCTATTCTATAACTATAATTTTCGATTTCTACATTGTTAAATGTGGTATTTGCCTTATAAGAACAGTAACACCCTACTGTAAGAAAAGCTAATGCAGCTACAGCAAGCGAAATACACATTGCTAAATGAAGAATTGTTAGACTTGTACCAACAGCAAGTGCTCCAGATAATACAAAAGAAACAGAAGCATAATTACCTTGCCTTTTACTGTAAGTTCTTGCTTTCAAGAATTTTTCACTTAGCTCTTCATTCTTGCTTTCAAATTGCTTCTGTAGACTCTTCTCTAGTACTTCACTTTTGTTTTCAATTTCTTGCAGCTTTGTCTTTAAGTCGTTATTTTCATTTTCGCGTTGCATTATTTGATCAGCGAACGATTGTCTTGCATCATTCAGCTGCCCTTCCAACTGATCATTTTGTGTAGTCAATTGAGCTACCCGACCATTTAGCGTATCAGCAACCTGTGTTAATCGGGTTACTTCATCAGTTTTATCAATTAGACCTTGCTTTGCATCATCCAGCCGCCCTTCCAATTGATTGTTTTGTATAGTCATTTGATCTACTTGATCTTTTAGCCTTCCAATCTCTTTTTTCTTCTTTTCAAGCTGAGCTCTTGCTTCATTAGATTCTTTGCTAAGTTGCATGACTTTACTAGTTTCTTCAGCTAATTTTTGCTTTGATGCTACAAGTTGAACTTCTGTTTGCTCACATTTCCTTTCAAGCTCCCTTGCTTGACTAGACAAATTACTATTTTCCTGTTCAAGTTGAGCTTTTACTTCCCTTAGCCCTCCCTCACTCTCTCTGAATTGAGCTCTAGCATCCTTTAGCTCTTTTTCTGCACATTCTACCTTTTCTTCTAGCTTAGTTTTTGCTTTCTCAAGCTTCTTCAGTTGATTAGTCAGATTACTATTCTTTCTTTCTAATCCAGTATTTGTTTCTTCAAGTTTTTCTACAGTACCGTTAAGCCTAGTTACTTTGCTAATTTGCTCATCCAACTCTGCTTTGTTTTCTGCAAGCTGATCTTTTGTCCCTTTAAATTCTGCAGTAAGTTTATCTACTTGATCATTGAGTTGATTAGTCTTCTGTTGTTCTTGTGTTAATTTTCCTTTTTCATCATCTAACTCTTTAGTTTTTCCAACCAAACTTTGTTGTATACTATTTAACCTTCCCTCTAGTTGAATTTTTTCATTAGTAAGCTGAGCTACTTTTTGTTTTCCTTGTCTAAATTCCTCTTCTAAATTTGGAGCACGTTGAATTGGTATCTCAGAAAGCTTAATGCCTTCATTTTCTTCTCTGACTTCTTCAAAGAATTCCTTATCATCCACATCAACATATGACAAAACTGCATGGTAAAATAGGCCACAAATATAAGCAATATGACGATACTTAGATGCTTCGCTATCCGATTTAAATTTTTCCTGCTCTATTTTCTCAATAAGGTTATAATAGGTATCGATTTTATGATAGTGTAGTTCTAAATACTCCAGAGTTTTACCTGTTTCTAATTTTAATGGTTTACCTACATGTTTATAGTGCATACCAGCATTACCATGTGGCAAACATGGTACCGGATCTGATTGACAAGCTACTCTAATAGTATTATGTCCAAGACACTCATTGTAAACTTCAGCAGCACCATTGTAGAACACTCTTGGAGAGCCAAAAGTTGCAACATGAACATCTTCAGCACCTTCTGTTTTATTAAGACATAAAGCAGTTATACTAGCAAGAGCACCTCCCATGCTATGGCCTGTAACATTGATTTTTAAATCTTTGATTGCTAATCCTTTATCATTAGCATGCCCTTGTAATATTTTATGTACGCTGGGCCAAGAACGTTTGAATAGAGAGTAAAAACCAGAGTGAACATAATTATCTCCAGACAAAAATGGCAACTTAGTTAAAGAAGCACGCAGATCTTCCTTCACATCATTTAAATCACGAGTGCCATGGTAAGCTATATCTACTTCGTTATCTTTAATAAAAATATAACCAGCATCTCGATTATATGAATTTTTACCAGTTAAAGCATAGCCAACATCGTGTTGCTCTAATTTATAATCAACATCTGAGCAATATTTATCTTCAATAAGTTCATTATCGTAAAATCTTATAATCTGATAACCTTCTTCTTCAAACTTCCTTTTAGTTTTGTATTTACCTTTCTCTAATTTTCTATCCACATCACCATAGGAAATTTTGCTAAAGGTACACATTTTCCATAATTTTTCTTCATCAAATTCTGCAATTTGCCCTTTTATCAGATCAGCAAGGTCAGAAGCATCCTTTAACTCAGCACCTTTAAAATCTTCTATCTTCTTCCATGCTTTAACTAGGTCAGAAGTTCCTAGCCCATTAAGGTCAAAACTTTGAGTTTCTAATTCGTTCTTAAATGGTTCTAGTGCCTCAATTACGCATTCTTTTATTTCATTATCATCAATATGTACAATACTATCGCTAATAGAATCCATACTTTGATCATGAGTAATACTTGGCATATTTTTTACCTACTATTTTAGTATATCATTAATTAAGCATTTGATCAAATTTATCAATAAAACTATTAAAATTTTCTTATTTTAAACGAATTTAGTTCATTTTATCACACTTAAGACTTTTGTTTGTGACAACTGCTGTATTTGCAATCTTATCGTGCCAAGTTTGGCAGCGTTTATCGAAACTTGCCCATATGAAACCCAAGAATAATGGTGCAGTTGACAATATGAAGGAAAAAAACCTCTTTGTTGCTTGTTTCAGAGTCAATTTTTCAAAAGTTTGTGCATTCACAACTCTAAGTCCAAGTAAGAATTTTCCAGGTGTAGCGCCAAATCTTATCCACATATATGCTACATAACTAAAAAGCATAATAAATTGAACTATCTGATTTAGAACTAGTAACTTTATTAGTTTACTCTGCATTGCTGTTTCCTCTGCAGATAGTGGCACCTGCATTTGATATTTTGCAGCAATTTGGCCTAATATTTTACTGCTCTCCGAGCTCATAAAGAGTTGATTTAAGGCCTGACCGCAAAACTGTAAAAATAAAACGATGATGATTAAATCAAGCAGCACTGACAAATAGCGTCTAAGTCCCGTTACGTAACATATTCCATTTTCATTTTTCTTTATCCTTTGAATAGCATTTATAGAAGAAAGAATGGCAAATGAACGATTAAAAAACTTGTGTAACATAAAGCACTTTCCAATGTTTGAGTGCCCCTGGCCGGACTTGAACCAGCATGCTCTTGCAAGCAACAGATTTTGAGTCTGCCGTGTCTACCATTCCACCACAGGGGCCTATTTTAATGCTATAAGCAACACAGGATTAGTCAAATTTTTTCTCTTTTAAGTCGAGATTGAATATTCTACAATAATCAATCATTACTCTAAAAACTTAAAATGAATGAATTAGTTAACCTTATTAATTCAAGAGAAGAAATATGTAAATTGCCACATAATTTAGAAGCAGAGCAAATGCTCATTGGTGCAATGATTCGTGATAATAGAATTTGTGATGCAGTTGAAGATATAATTGCAGCAGACAATTTCTACGATCCACTACATCAAAGCATTTTTACCCAGATATCTAAAACCAGAAAACACGGCATAGTTGCCAATGAACTAAGCCTTAAGATGTTTTTTGAAAATGATAAAGCATTTGCCGAATGTGGTGGAGTTGAGTACCTAGCAAAGCTTGCAGCGAAGGCAAGTATTGCTCTTGATATCTATAGCTTGACCAGAATAATCCGTGATACTTATTTAAGAAGATGCTTAATCAAGCTCGGACAAGAGACAATTGACGATAGTTATAACTATGACATCGAAAATCCTGCACAGGTACAAATTGAGCAAGCAATGACAAAATTGTTCAATTTAGCAGTAAAAAAGCAAGGTGAGAAAACATACATAAAGCTTGCAAGTTCAATTAAAGATGTGGTTGAGAAGATTAGCAAGCTAAAAAATAATCCAGAGGCTCTAGGTATTACAACCGGACTTCAAGATCTAAACCAGCTTCTTGGTGGTTTGCAGAAATCTGATCTGTTAATTATAGCTGCAAGGCCCTCAATGGGGAAGACAGCATTGGCACTGAACATCGCACTTAATGCTTGTAAGATTTTGCAAAAAAGAACAGACAAACAACACTACGTAGCGTTTTTCTCACTTGAAATGTCAGCAGAGCAATTGACTGCAAGATTGATTACCATAGATTCAGGTATTGGTTATTATAAGGCAATGACTGGGAGAATTAGTGATTTTGAATTACATGAATTCATTAATGCTAGTACAGGACTATCTGAATTACCTTTCATTATAGATGACACTCCTGCTCTATCAATTAGTGCCCTTCGTACCAGAATACGACTGCTATATCAGCTATACAATGTAGAGGTGGTATTTATCGATTATCTGCAATTAATTCGAGGAACAACAAAAAGGAGTAGTGAAAATAGAGTGCAAGAAATTTCAGAAGTGACGCAGGGTTTGAAAGCAATTGCAAAGGAACTAAATATTCCCATTGTTGCACTATCGCAGCTCTCTCGTTCTGTTGAGCAGAGGGATGATAAAAAACCACAACTTTCTGATTTACGTGATTCAGGAAGCATAGAACAGGATGCGGATATAGTAATGTTCCTCTATAGAGAAGAATATTATGAATTAAGAAAGCAACCAAATGAAGGAAGTAATAAACATCGAGAGTGGCAAGAGAAAATGGAGAAAATTAGAAATATTGCAGAGCTGATCATTGCAAAACAAAGAAACGGGCCAATTGGCAGTGTGAAACTACATTTTGACTCCAATAGAGGTGCATTTAAAGACTATACAGAAAGATATAGTCTTTAGCGGTGAGTAATTCTGGAAGTGTTTAACAAACCATACGTGCCAAATTAATTAGCTATCGTAAAATATAGCAATATTTAAGATTGGCATTTTACTTGTTACATTTATTTTTTTAGAAAAATCTATAAATTACTAACTTAAAGGGAACGTTCAAAAAACTGCGTCAAAGCGAGAAGTAAAAATAAAATAGAAACAAAAAATGGAGATTTGACATGAGTCAAGTAAATGGAACTACTGGATTGGTAGACTATAAAGAATTAGAAACAAATATTCTATCATCTATACGGGACCATTGATGGGGAGAGATGGTAACAAGGCTACTGGAAGCGAGTCTGGAAGGTACCATTTACCCACTGAAAGAGAAGAGAAGAAACGGAAAAAACTTTGAGGACAAATATTTGAACTTTTGACACCAAGAGATAGAGAGCGAACCACAGATAGTGAAAAAAAAGGTAAACAACTGAACTTGAGGCAAAAAATATCTGCAGCAGAGATATCTGGAATTACAGATAAATTACTACCTATAATCAATGAATGGTGTAGTCGTCCACTACAATCAATATATCCGATAGTATTCATGATTTTTTAAGGTGAAAGAAGACGGTTGTTGTGTAATACCAATTCCCGTTACACGGGAAACAGATAGACAATAATGGAAGAAAAGCCATAATGAAATAAGTGAAATAGTTTAGGTATAAATGGCACTCAGATCAAAATTATTGGATGAAGAAGTAGTAAAATCAGCAAAAGAGATGCTGAAGAAAGTAAGGAATAATGCATATGTTTCAAAAAAACTAAACGCTGTAATTGCAGCAAAAAAGTACAGTATAACGTCTGTAGCAAAAATATATTGCATTTCAAGAAAGGCACTAACTTCGTGGATAAAACTCTTGAAATTTGGCAGAGAAGAAAAACTGTTTGCTCCTCGATCACGCCGAAGAAAAACTAAATTAAATCAGGCTCAACTACAGCAAATTGAAGCATGGATAGAAGAAAACCCTAATATTACCATTAAAGAAATGAGAATAAGAATACAGGAAAAGTTCGACTTAAATATTAGCAAATCTACAGTACACCGCCATATGCAAAAGATGAAATTTTCATATATTACACCAAGACCAGTACACAACGTACAAGATAAAAGTAAACAAGAGGAATTCAAAAAAAAATCTCAATGAAGTTATTGGAAAGTATCCTGAAAAAGAGCTATTTTTCTTTGATGAATCAAGGTTTGGCACACATTCGAAAGTTGGGCATGGATGGTTTAAAAAAGGTACTAGAACTCGGGTTAAAATAAAGTTAGGTAGGCATAATTTTTATCTCTACAGTGCAGTTAATCCTAAAAATGGAGAGAGTTTTAGCTTATTTGCACCAAATGTTAACACTGATTGCATGAATATATTTCTTGAGCAAATGTTGCAATATCTAGGGACAAGAGAAGCTGTTCTTGTTATGGACTGTGCTAGTTGGCATAAGTCAAAAAATTTAAAGGTACCTAAAAACATTGAGATTATATACCTACCTCCATATTCACCTGAACTTAATCCTGTTGAGAGGCTTTGGTTATATATAAAACAGAACATTTTGCGCAATAAAATATACAGTACTATTGCTTTGCTTGAGAGCACTTTATGCAAATTTCTTACCTCTCTTGCTACTTCTACAATTAAACAACTCTGCTCTGTTTCCTATTTGACTCCACAACAATGAGAATTGGTATAAGTAAGTGCATGTATAACATATTGGGTATAGATCAAGAAGGCAAAAAGGATGTATTGGGTTTTTATTTGGCTGAAAGAGAAGTTCTGGTTGGGGGTATTAAATGAGCTAAAAGAAAGAGGAGTAGAGGATATTCTAATAGCTTGTATTAAAAAGTTTTCCTGCTGCTATAAATAGCTAAAGCAGAAATGTATAGTACATCAGATAAGAAATTTACTGAAGCAGCAAAAACTTTCATAAGTGATCTGAAGAAAGTATATCAGGCTTCAAGCAGAGAAATTGCTGAAAATTATTTACTCGAGCTGATGGAGCGAAAAATATCCTTTGGTCATAAAATCGTGGCAAAACAATTGGGAAAATTTATTTTAAGTATTTCGGGCCAGTTAGGCGGCTCCACTAATCCTATCGAGGAGACATTTACTAAAACCAAAGGTTCATTTACCAGCTTGTACAAGTTGGTATATTGTGCTATAAGGAAGGTGGAGGAAAAGTGCTGTACATATTAACTATATCTCAGCTCAACATTTTCTTTCTCCACAGATTGAAAATTGAGTTGAACTAAAAATTCGCTTTGACGCAGTTTTTTGAACATTACCTAGCTATTTGAATCTGTCTTAAATCAAAACACTATACAAGATACCATACAACGAAATCATCCCAGTGTTAAACGCTGGGATGACAGAGAGCAGCTCAATTGCTCCACTCAATCAGTAAAAATCAGATATATGTAGACATTGGCTAAAACCATTCCAACAACATTTTAGTGAAACTTAACAAGCTTATCTATAGTTTTAGTGATGATTCTTGGAGTATTTGGAGAGACTTCTGAGCCCAGTTTATTTAACCGCTCTATAGCAAACCCGCTGTTCTCATTTATTATGAAATCACATAAAATATTTTCTATATCTTTAATAACACTTTCATGCTTTCTCAGAGGATGGTTATTCGGATATCTATGAATGGTTTTGATGCTAGAATACTCAACGAAAGCTTGATCTTTAAAAGCAAGTTGTCTCAATTTCTCTTTGAATTTTTCTTCTTCATCTCTTGCTAAAAGGCAAGACTTTATCAGTGATTTTATAATCGAGTTTATAGCCTGATGTATTTCAGAATGCACTATAACTTTGATGATATTTTCTTCCACTATGCAATCATAAGTGCTTTTTTCGCTCTTTAATGACTCTATAAGCATTTTGCTATTTTGCGAATTCAATTCCAGATTCTCTTCACTTATAGGAGTCATTATAAAGGTATTCTTATTTACCCTGATGTAAAATTGTGGCAACCCTTTAGAACAGGCAAATGCTACATCCTTAGACTCAAGTGCGTGATTGTATGAAGAAGAAAGGGTGCTTGCTATAACGCTACTTGGTACTTTCATTCCATGATTACTTAGGTGATTTAACACATTCTCAACATCATGATATGTAAAACCTGTATCTTTTATCAATTCAACAACTTCTATGCAATTGTGTTGTTTATACTCTATTGTCACTTCTTCTGTAAAAAGAGTTTTAGCTGCTATATGCTTATCAAGCACTGTGAAAATCTTGATGAAACTCTCTAAATCCTGTTTGTTAATTAATTCAATACTAATTAAGTTTTTGCTAACAATTATAATATTTTTTATCATTTTTCCCACTAAAAAAACTCACTAGATGAATTGTATTTTTAATTCATTAAAAATTGTTTAAAGTGGGTATGCCAGCAACAGTAAGACAAAAAAATCACATAAAACCTTCATTATGTATTATATTACATCCCTCGTGTTCATCACTGCCGCTTGTGTAAGCTGTTGCATTAATGCTATCTTCATTGTTATTTAACATATTATCCAACTTTCCTTCTTTTTCAAGATCCATCAATTTGTCACATCCAGCAATATGATGTACATAATCACCATTTTCATCAGTAATAAAAATTTGTGGA contains:
- a CDS encoding lipase family protein, translated to MPSITHDQSMDSISDSIVHIDDNEIKECVIEALEPFKNELETQSFDLNGLGTSDLVKAWKKIEDFKGAELKDASDLADLIKGQIAEFDEEKLWKMCTFSKISYGDVDRKLEKGKYKTKRKFEEEGYQIIRFYDNELIEDKYCSDVDYKLEQHDVGYALTGKNSYNRDAGYIFIKDNEVDIAYHGTRDLNDVKEDLRASLTKLPFLSGDNYVHSGFYSLFKRSWPSVHKILQGHANDKGLAIKDLKINVTGHSMGGALASITALCLNKTEGAEDVHVATFGSPRVFYNGAAEVYNECLGHNTIRVACQSDPVPCLPHGNAGMHYKHVGKPLKLETGKTLEYLELHYHKIDTYYNLIEKIEQEKFKSDSEASKYRHIAYICGLFYHAVLSYVDVDDKEFFEEVREENEGIKLSEIPIQRAPNLEEEFRQGKQKVAQLTNEKIQLEGRLNSIQQSLVGKTKELDDEKGKLTQEQQKTNQLNDQVDKLTAEFKGTKDQLAENKAELDEQISKVTRLNGTVEKLEETNTGLERKNSNLTNQLKKLEKAKTKLEEKVECAEKELKDARAQFRESEGGLREVKAQLEQENSNLSSQARELERKCEQTEVQLVASKQKLAEETSKVMQLSKESNEARAQLEKKKKEIGRLKDQVDQMTIQNNQLEGRLDDAKQGLIDKTDEVTRLTQVADTLNGRVAQLTTQNDQLEGQLNDARQSFADQIMQRENENNDLKTKLQEIENKSEVLEKSLQKQFESKNEELSEKFLKARTYSKRQGNYASVSFVLSGALAVGTSLTILHLAMCISLAVAALAFLTVGCYCSYKANTTFNNVEIENYSYRIAA
- a CDS encoding RDD family protein produces the protein MLHKFFNRSFAILSSINAIQRIKKNENGICYVTGLRRYLSVLLDLIIIVLFLQFCGQALNQLFMSSESSKILGQIAAKYQMQVPLSAEETAMQSKLIKLLVLNQIVQFIMLFSYVAYMWIRFGATPGKFLLGLRVVNAQTFEKLTLKQATKRFFSFILSTAPLFLGFIWASFDKRCQTWHDKIANTAVVTNKSLKCDKMN
- a CDS encoding replicative DNA helicase encodes the protein MNELVNLINSREEICKLPHNLEAEQMLIGAMIRDNRICDAVEDIIAADNFYDPLHQSIFTQISKTRKHGIVANELSLKMFFENDKAFAECGGVEYLAKLAAKASIALDIYSLTRIIRDTYLRRCLIKLGQETIDDSYNYDIENPAQVQIEQAMTKLFNLAVKKQGEKTYIKLASSIKDVVEKISKLKNNPEALGITTGLQDLNQLLGGLQKSDLLIIAARPSMGKTALALNIALNACKILQKRTDKQHYVAFFSLEMSAEQLTARLITIDSGIGYYKAMTGRISDFELHEFINASTGLSELPFIIDDTPALSISALRTRIRLLYQLYNVEVVFIDYLQLIRGTTKRSSENRVQEISEVTQGLKAIAKELNIPIVALSQLSRSVEQRDDKKPQLSDLRDSGSIEQDADIVMFLYREEYYELRKQPNEGSNKHREWQEKMEKIRNIAELIIAKQRNGPIGSVKLHFDSNRGAFKDYTERYSL
- a CDS encoding IS630 family transposase (programmed frameshift), which produces MALRSKLLDEEVVKSAKEMLKKVRNNAYVSKKLNAVIAAKKYSITSVAKIYCISRKALTSWIKLLKFGREEKLFAPRSRRRKTKLNQAQLQQIEAWIEENPNITIKEMRIRIQEKFDLNISKSTVHRHMQKMKFSYITPRPVHNVQDKSKQEEFKKNLNEVIGKYPEKELFFFDESRFGTHSKVGHGWFKKGTRTRVKIKLGRHNFYLYSAVNPKNGESFSLFAPNVNTDCMNIFLEQMLQYLGTREAVLVMDCASWHKSKNLKVPKNIEIIYLPPYSPELNPVERLWLYIKQNILRNKIYSTIALLESTLCKFLTSLATSTIKQLCSVSYLTPQQ
- a CDS encoding glutaredoxin; translation: MKNTKGKVVIYVKKYCPFCKKAKELLDEKGVKYEEIDVLRNSDLFDGIKSKYNVRTVPQIFITDENGDYVHHIAGCDKLMDLEKEGKLDNMLNNNEDSINATAYTSGSDEHEGCNIIHNEGFM